The sequence GGATCTCCATTTTTTCTGGACTTCAACCTATTTAGAGTTTCGCCAAATGCCGAATCGATCCCGGATACATCATCCTCGTTATAGTAGTCTATTATCTGCAGGAGCCCGACGATAGTATCGGCGCATTCCTTCACGACTTCCCTGTCGCTGCCGCGGGATATCGCCCTGACCACTTCCCCGAGTTCCTCTGCCGTAAAAGCGGCCTTTATCAGCGCATCGTCTTTTGAGCGTATCACATAATCATCCGGCAGGCTTGACCTGATCTCCAGGATCAGCCTCTCGATCGTGTATGACATAAAGTGAAAATTGTATTTTGATCTTATAAGGATATGTCCTCGCAAAAAAAGACGTTTTTCAGGCCCATCAAATCAAAAATATGGGAATAGGGGAACATTCGTCCCCCCACCTTATTTGTGGCAAATCAGACAGTGTCAGCAGAAGTATACACCGCCGGGCCCGGGCACGGGGATGCCAAACACCAGGCTGTTCAACGGACGAAGTCCGAAAGCCGTAGATGTTATGACAGAGCTTTCCCCATAGTCCTGTGCCACTACGTTACCTCCGACACCGCTCTGAGCAAGACCTCCTATGCCTCCGCAGGGGCTACATGGATATCCGAATGGACCGAAAGCCCCGCTATAGAACGAATCTCCTGAAGTTATCGCCCCGGAACCGCCTGTCAGAATCTTAGTTTCTGAAAACCCGGTGCCGATAGCGCTGTATGGTATCGCCTGATTCACTGCTCCGCCGAGGTATGGGCCCAGGTAACTTGGTCCGACCCACGCGCACGCAGGCATACTCAAAGCTATCATAAAAAGTCCGATTAGTGCCAGCACCACAGATCTCTTCACCTTACTCATAAACATCCCCCTCTATAACATGCGTAAATATAAAAAATAGAGATAAATATATTATCGCCTTAAGGCGCAATTATTAGCGATACTCCCGCATATATTAACAGTGAAGTGCCATTGCAGGCTGATATATCGTATCTGTAAAACGATGGCTTTTTGTACAAATAATTGATATTCCAGGGATATTTATACAGGATATTTCAAATTTTGGGAAAATAAAATATAATCTTAACATTTTAAAGATAAATATTTATAAGCGTAAATTTTATTAAGCGGTCCATAAATAGATATACCGGGTATTGTTGTGTCAATAACGACCGAAGATGATTGGCGACAGGATAGCATAAGCTCCTTATACAGGGATATGATGCAGTATGCTTACGATGTCCAGGATGGTAAAAAGGAATTCGTCCCGGACGAGTTCGTTGAGATCATGCAAAGTTTCGGAGAACGTATGGCGATTATGGTCTATATGACAGAGAAATACGCCTGTGTACGGGATGAAATTAAGCTGAAGCCCATCATGATAAAAAATTAAAATGTTATGTGCAGAACAACTGGTCTATATCCAGGATCTTTTTTCCTTCATAGTCCATAGTGACATCCCATTGAAGACCCTCGCCGATCCTGACCTTCCACGCATCATCATTACCGTACCGCGTCTTTTCTATGCTCCTGATATCGCCCTCGCTCACAATATAGTACATAGGTTGTCCGGCAATATTGTAATAGGTAATGTTCATACCTATCAGTTGGTCTTTTATATTTTCTTCATGGTTATCCGGGCCAGACACCATAGATGCGGCCAATAACAGTACGGAAGCTACGAGCAATGCCGCACATGAGTAAATGAATATTTTACCTTTTCCCGACATACTTCACCTGA is a genomic window of Methanooceanicella nereidis containing:
- a CDS encoding MazG nucleotide pyrophosphohydrolase domain-containing protein, whose protein sequence is MSYTIERLILEIRSSLPDDYVIRSKDDALIKAAFTAEELGEVVRAISRGSDREVVKECADTIVGLLQIIDYYNEDDVSGIDSAFGETLNRLKSRKNGDP